The sequence below is a genomic window from Macadamia integrifolia cultivar HAES 741 chromosome 1, SCU_Mint_v3, whole genome shotgun sequence.
AAGTTCCCTTCTGATTTTGCCTCCTCTACGCACCATCATTTTGAAGATATAGAACGCTTGAAAGACTGCCAATGAGCTCCGGTCAAGAAATATAAAGGGGCTCCGGTTCCACTTTCCTTCTGATCCTGATACAGGATGCAACAAAAGTATACATCAGGATTCAGAGGCATAGCAGCTGAGAAGTGTTTTAAGGAACTGCAAGGGAATTTCCAGAATACTTTGTTTCTAAAATGATTAGCATAATGTGTTAATGTAAACATTTACCTTAGCcgctgcacctaacttcttggggccacaGCACGAGAGTTTCCGTATCGGACTGACCCGGTCCTGTGTAagcggtatcacagtgaccccaggGACTAGTCAGGTCAAAGATCCGGACACCctgggtatcaaaaaaaaaatgttaatgtAAACATTTTTTAATATGCAACAAcgacaactcagccttatcccaactaaatggggttcgCTAAACATTTTCAGGTGCAACTGTAAAATTCTGAATTACAAAACAACCATTACACAATAGCAGGCCTAAATCACACAAATCATTACATATTTAGTCATccattatgaaaatgaaaaatctaaaGATCTAGATGACAATCTAGAAGCCAGTCAATGCAATGATTGAGGAAGTcaagttttcagaaacacatCCTGAGGTTATAAATGACTATGGCTGGTGAACTCAAGAAAATATAGCTATCATTTTTCTACAAGTTATATTTAAGAAAATCCCaacaaagcaaataaaataCATGTAGGAATATTCTTTCTTACCTTCTCTCCAAGTTAGTGCAGTGTTTCTTCTTAGTGCagtgtttcttctttcttttcattaggTTGATGGATGGGATAGTGTGGGGACCTTATGCCTTGAGGCTCACATTGAAACAGGAACAAGGGAAAACCTCAAACTGCAATCTAAGAGGCTCAGGCATGTTGAAGCTCATGGCTCGATAGTAGGTGGGTATACACTTACTGTTtcacccaaaaatgaaaaaagaaagtgTTGTGGCACATCTGTGAGTGTGCCTCATTCCTTGAGACTCATCTCAGGTCAAGAATGTGGGAGTGGGAGTAGAAAACAATTATAACTTCCTCTCATTTATAGTCTTCTAATATGTATAATTGAGCAAGTCATGTTGCAAGTATCTTTTAAGGTTGTGAAGACCCTTTATACTCCTTTTTCAGTTAAGGGCTCTTGTAACTAACATTGAAAGGCAATACAAATAGTTAAATATCATTGAATTCATTATCAACAAACAAATAAACCTATACAAGTGTACATGGAACAATAGTcaaggaagaaaacaaatttcCTAGAAAGAACTAATTCTTTAAAGCAACTGACCTTTGATGTATAAGGTCAATATGGATGACTACCAATGATCCAGCTTTCATTTCAAGAGCCACAAAATGTTTCTGATCAAAGACTAGGGATGGGTGATCAAAGTGACCACCTTCCTCATTTCTAAAGAACCTTCACACCAGGCCATCTGACAAAATCCACATACAAGAATGTAAGATTGAGCTTAAAAAGTTACCAAGCCTTTCAATACAAAGCAAATCATAAACAAGTTAAATAGAACGAAGCTACTCTTATGAGATCCTGGAATGGCCCAAAGGCAACCATTACAATTGTAGCGTTCTCCAGAACTAACCACAATCCAGTGCAAGGAGGATCTGTATAAAGAAATGAGTTATCCTTGTGTGGCACTACTTCTCTCCAATACCCAGTTGCTGCAAATGAAATACCAGTATGTTACTTCAAAACCATAAGGCcgataaaataatatttaaaagCATTAGTTTTCCCTTTCATATAAAAGGACTCACCTACTTAAGGATTTCCATGTTGCAAAAGGAATTCATGAACAAATATGCATATATGAAATGTTAAAGCTGTGAACCTGCTGGGCATTTATCACTCATTCATCAAAATTTCTAAAAATCAAACTATAGTATTCACAGAGACACATAAAAATATCTTGAACACATCAGCATATTCCATCAAAAAAGTATTTTACCAAGTCATAAATCTAGAATATCAGATTATAGAAAGACTCAAGGAGTCAAGGGACACAAAATGGAAGATTCTGTGGTAATGATACatctcaactcaactcaaccttTTCCCAAGCAAATGGAATCAGCAACATGGATCCTCTTTTGCCGATCAACTCTATTCAAAGTAAAACTTGTCGCAAATCATAAGATAtatatgtctttcctcaccactcctCCCATAGTCatttaggcctacccctggcTATTTTAGCTCCTCCAATCTGAACCACATCACTCCTCCATATACCGGTGCAGTCAAAGGTCTCAATTGCACATGTTCATGCCACCTCAGGCTCAAAACGAATTTCTCTCAACTAATCATTTATTGGAGCTACTCAAAAATTAGTTCCAATTTAGCCAATCTGTGGTAAGGGTAGTAGGTAAAAATACTCCACAAACAAGCATATTCAGGGAAATATATACTCCATAATGCAGGGAAGCATTGATGGGAAGTTTGTAACTTGCCAGAATTAATCTGAAAGAACTAAGTAATCATAAAATTTGTCAAGTGTATATCTGGGAATATAAAGAGAAAGTGATAGGAGCTTCTCTACTGGAAACCGCTTCTGCAAAAGTACGCTATACTACACAGAAAGATTTGCAAGAGAACATATGCATACTGCCTAAAAGCAACAAATACTGGAAAAAGATGATCTTTTGAATTCAACTATGAGCACCTAACTCTATGGTTCATGCATATTGATTTTCTTGGCAACATTGGCATTGTAATGCAGGAGATGCATTTAGACAGGAGATTGTGATGAAGCAAAAACAGGAGTAATAGAGAAAATGCACCAAGTAGGAAAAGGTTCCACTTATACAATGACTATAGTCACTATACATTATTAGACAGAATACTCGACACACAAAATGGATCTTGGTAAACTCCAAGACTGACTAGAAATGCTCATTGTAACAAAGATGCCTTAAAATCCCTTGTGATGATATATTGATGATCTGAACAGTTGAAAAGGAAATTAGATTGTAGCATAGCAATACTACATGTTGGTCCAAGAACACCCAATCATCAAAGAGACTTAAAACCCCAAGATCTCCCTAGGTCATGCATGTATTAATGATCTTATTAGttggaaagaaattaaaattgtagCATAGCAATGCTAGATGTTAGTCCAAGAAAAGCCAATCATCTGGAGACTCAACTACTAAGGACATTCCAGCATAAATCCTGAATACTATAGTCCAAGAAATCCATTACATCCCTTCTTTTTAAGATATGATCATATTTCTTCATATGAATTTTCCATTCTCTTTGTAACATAATTTCATCCAACTTTTTCTTCACACTCACTTTATCCAGATGATTCAATGAAGTATCATTTCTCaaatccacttttttttttttcattagaaaTTTCTCAAATCCACTGAGGCCACCAATATCGCAGTTTGCACACTATCATGCATTTCTTTTAAGGAGCTTAAATTGATGGCAATACACAATCAGGATATTTGCTTAATGGTGTAAAAGAAAAGCTACCAATAACCTCACCAAGTTCTTTTCATGTGCTTAATAAGTTCAACGAATAACCAATAACTACAAGAGATTATCAAAAATTAAATTATGAGGCCAAATTAGCACCATTATGAAGAGGAGAGCTCCACTGGAAATATTAAATCCTTGGTTTCACTCGGCTTCAGGAATGCCTGTGCTATGCTAAGGATCTGTGGGCTGCTGAAGACTTAATTAACGAGTATggtaaattaaattaaaaaaaggttAAAATGGAAAAGGGGAGACAAATAACCTTACCGTTATTCATTTATCAGTAATTGTTAAAATTATCACATATATTGTTGCATTCATTACTTAAAGGCAACAAACTGGTGACGATCCCAAACACAAGAAGGACAACAAGATAGCAGCCAGCAAAGGGGGAAAATACAGCCACCCATACACCTGAAAGGACTTCAGCAGTATAAGATGCAGTGTATTATTCTCAGACCCTTCTTTCACGAAAGGAGGGGAAAACcgttttttttctcctttgggatgaattttttctttcttttttttttttNNNNNNNNNNNNNNNNNNNNNNNNNNNNNNNNNNNNNNNNNNNNNAACCTTATTTAGGGGAAAGACCGGGAAATTGAGAGGAGGTAGTAATCCACTATGTGCCTTATAATCTTTACACaagtcatctccatcaagtTGTGAACCCTTTCAAGAGAATCATTTGTGGCCACATGTCATCTTTCTCCAAGTTTGAGATGGGTCTCCACATGGACAGAGTGTTTTTCCAATGCAATGCTCTTCAGATATAATTATCTAAACCAATTCAGAAAGATGAAAACAAATGAGTTAGAGATCAGAGTTTACAGAGCTCTGTGAAGAGGTGGTAgtcgaaagttggagttgcttgAGTTGGGTGCAGGGGTGATAACACTTAAAGATTGCATCAAAATGCAAATTGGAAGCATatgatcaaaagaaaataagaatatgTTAGACTGCGGCTTAAGGGTCATTAGGCCCCACCCATTAAACTAAAATCCAAAAGCTTctaaagaagagaaggggtCTCGCAATTGAGTAATTGTTTTACAAGAACtaattactttttattttgtatGGGCATGGAGTTGCTGTCATAGGAACCTATTAAGATTATAACTCCTTGATGGAGGGAAATCCAATCTCATCTATAAAGATTtatgtacacacacacacaacacacacacacacacacacacacacacatatatatatatatagggtagGGTTTCCAACCCTAATTGCTTTCAAGTTCTCTCTCTAGATCAGTTTGGGAGTTGGGGTCACTACCTAAAGTAAATTAAGTGTTGAAGAGCCAAGCACCATCTTGGCTATTATTGATCAGAACTGGTGATGTAATTGGTTATTCAATTAGTCAACGATCAAAGTGATCAAGTATGGCTTAAgtaattattttaataattttatcatgtaaaataaacagaaaagaaaCATTAGAAAATGTTACAATGATATTTTACATCTTACAAATAacattggaaaattttcaacATATACAAATCTACTTGCAGAATTTTTGCATAGAAACTTTTTTGAAATGAACGTATAAAACATAATagtttacataaaaaaaaaaagaagactaaaaataaatttgaattcATGGATAGACCATAAATGAATAAATTGCAAATATTCCAAGGACACAAAGCAAATTAAGGAGATGGGAAgaggaaatgaaatgaaaaatacatttgaaaagaaacaaaattgacTCACCTGTTTCCATGTCAAGGCCTCATAAAGCTGTCATCCAAATACTTGATAGAAGGTCCTATATGTTTAACTTTATCCCATTCTTCTCCTTCATTGATCAGGCTATCTTTCACATCGTACCCCCTTGTTATGATAAGTTCCTTCAAGGTTGTGACATGTCTCAGCCCATCTGGAAGCTTTCCTAACCTGTGATCACCTTCGATATGCAAAACTCTCAAGCTAGGCAAAGTTCCTTGCTTCACTGTCCAATTCTTAGGCTCGAAATAAACTCTAATATACAAATGCTCGAGTTTTGGAAACCCTCCCTTAGAGCAAGTCATTTTTCCAGCCTTGGACAGTCGCAAGCAAAGCTTCTTTAAACAAGGTAGCTTTTGGAGAGTGAAGAGTGGATCCACGGAATCCACACCATAAATATAATTTtccaaccacaaataagagagaTATGGTGGAAATTGATCGTCTCTAGGAAGTTTAGTAAATGTTCCCTCCACTACTATTTCATTGAGATGCCTGTGGGTCGACAATGATGGCAAATCCATGGGAGACGAGTATGATGCTTCTGCTTGTGTCAATCTGAGGGATTCAAGACGTTTCAAATTGGCTACGGCCTCGCATAATGCATTTTGCTTGGACCCAATGTCGTTACAACCTTTTAACCTTAACCTTAGGACTCTAAGATTGGTTAAGTCATCAAGGCCACCACTGGTTACCCAATCGCCTATATCTAGTTGCAGTGTGTGTAAATGCTCAAGATCTCCGATGCAAAGAGACAGAGAAGAAGAGTCTGGATAGCTGGAAAAGGAATCTGCGAAGAGATGTCTCAACTGATTTAGTCTCAATGTGTCTATGGGAATCTTGGAACGGGGTGCATCTAATGTCTGTAAGTTGGGGAGATTGGCTATCCAAGGTGGAATCAGTTTTACACGGGTGCCGTGTAAGCTCAAGTACCTGAGAAGGGTGAGATTCCTAATTTCATTGGGTACTTCCATGATATTTTCTGCACCTTCTAGATCAAGTACTCTAAGCAAATGCAACCCTTGATAGCAAATTTGTGGGTTTTTAGAGAAACACAACAAGGAGTGCAGatggttttgaaatttgaagggatcACGAAAAGAAAGGAGATGGTTCATCAACCTAATTAAAGCTTCATACGGTTGGAATACATGAGGATGATGAGCAGCAGATGTACCATGGAGGACCTGATCACTGTCCTTAGGATGTAAGGCAAGTATTGGGTGATGATTGTCCAAGTGGTTATAATTCTCAGAACTCCTCGAAAGTTCAGCTTTCTTGGCTTCCATTAGAGCCAAATCTCGAAGGAGAACATGAATGCGACATGTTACAGGAGCCCCATCACTTCTCCGTTTGGCGACCTCGATCAGGTTCCTTTGGATTAACTCTCCAAGGCAACGTTTTGCGACATCTTTCACGTCTTCATCGTCCTTCGTCGGCTCCAAAAATCCACCCGCAGCCCATAAATGAATCAATGTGTCACACTTGATCGTATCCTCTGGTGGGAAAAGTCTAAAATAAAAGACACAAGATCTCAAATTATCAGGCAAATCCACATAACAAAGATCTACTACATGGAGGACAGTAAAAAGACTTCCATGGCGATTTAAACTTTTGAGTATATCAGCCCACACCGAAACATCTGTCCTTTTCACTGATAAGAGGCCTCCTAAAAGCAAAATAATAAGAGGAAGTCCATGACATTTCTCAACTACGATTTTCCTCGCTATGTCTTTCATCTCTTTGGAGAGACTAGCTTTTGGTATTTCATCCTCTGAGCACTTGAAGACTGTCTCAAGGAAAAGCTTCAAACTGTCCATCTCATTCAAAGCTGGTAGCATAAGCCAATTATCAGTTGATGGATCCGCATATTTGGCTACATCCAGATTGCGAGTAGTGAGTAAAACTCTACATTTCCGACCCTTGAATGGCTTCGGGAAGACCCTTTCTATGACATCCCAATCTTCTTCCCTCCATAGATCGTCCAATACGATCAGGTAGCTCTTTCTTTCCAAACGATAACGGAGAATCCTCTGCAACTCTTCCTCCTCCTTATGTTTTAAGTCTGCATCTGTGAGGGTCGTAACCTGTTGTAGCATACTCTGCAAAAGATCTTTTAGCACGTACTCTTGGGAGACATATACCCATGCACGACAAGAAAAATTAGATTTAACATCATTTCTATTGTAAACTTTTCGTGCAAGGGCTGTCTTACCTCCTCCACCATTGCCCACAATTGAAATAATAGCGAGCCGTCCCTGgggttttttctttctcaacaACGATGCTAGTTTATCCTCTTCCTCTTGAAATCCTACTATATCATCATCTCTCTCAACAACAACAGAAGGTCTCTGTCCGTCGGTAGGCACTGTGGAAGAAAGGGACCGACGGTATGGGCGACTCACAGTCAAAGCTTCGGAGGATTGGAGGGATGGTGCAGTAGGCATACGATGGAACTGATCAATGTCTTTGGGATGTAGGGCTATTCGACGGCTGCCTTCCACCGACGACACCCCCAAATGTTTCTCCTTGGAAATGCTGGAAAATTTTGCTTTCTTGGCTTCTTGTATTGCTAAAGCTCGAATGAGATCATGAGTGCGACATGTTTGAGGATCCCCACTTGATTTCCATTCTACAACTTGGATCATACTCCTTTGGATTAAATCCTTAAGGCATTCTCTGCCCACATCTTCAATTACTTCATTGTCTGATCTCCGAGGCAAAAACCCCTCAGCGACCCATAGTCGAATTAATTTGTCACATTCGATCACACTATCCTCTGGGAAAAGACCAAAGTAAAGGAAACATGATTTTAAGTGATAAGGCAATTCATTATAACTCATAGCTACTACCTTTCGGAAGTCTCTTGATTCAATCAACAGGCATGAATGTACCCGGTCAAGCATGGACCTCCACTCATTGATAGCCTGGTCTTTTCCGGATAAGGCACCACCCAGAAGCACGATTGCAATTGGGAGTCCCTCACATTTTGAAACCAGTTGCTTCGCCAGATTCTTCATCTCCCTAGACAGATTTGGTATTTGGTCAGAGGAGCATCGGTAGACCTTCTTCAAGAAAAGCTCCATACTTTCCTCCTCGTTCAAAACCTGGAGCTTAACCGGAGCACTTAATGGGTCAGCACCACGGGCAACTTCTTCGATACGAGTTGTGAGCAAAACCCTACATTTCATTTGGGGTGAAATCGGAAAGGCCATGGTTATGATCTCCCAATCGTTCTTCTTCCATAAATCGTCCACTACAATAAAGTAATTCTTGCCTTCTAAATAGTTATGCACCATACTCCGCAACTCATCGTCCTTCTTAGTCTGTAaccccatcttttcttctcctgtgaGCTCCTTAGCTTGTTCTAGTATAGCTTGCCAAATGTCTTTTACAGCAAAGTTCGGGGAAACAGATACCCATGCAACACAATTGAACTGACTCTTAACAATACTATTCTTGTAAATCTTTTGAGCTAGGGCAGTCTTACCTGCTCCTCCCGGAGCCCAAATGGGCAAAACAACGAGCCGTCGTCGTGGTTCTTCCTTTATCAACGACGACACCAGTTCCTCTGTTTCCTTTTGAAAACCGACGATTTCATCTTCGTCAATTCTGCTCGAGGCCTGATCTCTTCTCCAATGAAGAGTAGAAGTTTCACCATCCACTGGACTTCGAATCTGGATATGTGCGGAACTTGTCTCTGAAAGCTTGTTCAGCGACTCCAGCTTGCTATTGATatcatcaattttgattttcaatttgTGAAGAACTATAATTTGGCGGAAGAACCACATGACCAGCTGGAGAAAATCGTGACCATCATCTGGGGTTGGATTGTTGATGAAGACTTCGATAACATCCTCAGCCTTAAAGGCCAAGTTTCTGAGTTGGCTCACCCATTCATGGAACTCTTCCTCTCTGTCCGTCATTACATAGGCTGTCTCCAATTTGGAACGGATGTCCTTCAACTTCTCTGCAAGTGATTCGACCTCATTCTTTGCATTGAGGAGGAAAGCAACTTCGTTAATTACAGGGTTGGCTACCATCCCCGCCATGGACATTATGGTCTCAGCCATTTCCTCTTTCTGGGTTTTTGACAGGGAACGAATGGGGGTTTTCAGGACAAAAGGTTTTCAGGACAAAATTAAGGAACAGATGGGAGGTTTCAGAACCAAAATTGCTCTACCACTTCCCCTTTTTCAACCTCTTCTTCTGAAATTCATAGCGAGTTGCTCCGTCGATTGACTTCTTTAGTCTTCTTTGTTTATGCGTTCATATTAAAAATCAATGTCAATTCAACGGGTAGAAATCGCCcgaaattctcatcttgtacaatttcatataatttcaccctaaatggctgacacgtgtaaatatttcatatctacggttcagattgTATTATGATTGTATTATGATTGATtaacattgtattatggttgattaatctgaaccataaaaattaaaaatttacaCGTGTTAGCCATTTAAGGTGGAATTGTATGAAATTatacaagatgagaatttcagacgatttttACCCCAATTCAATTAGATACCATCGTCCCAGAACCACCCATTACTCTGGCTGAGGTAGTGAGATTCCAAGTTGGTAACTGTACTGAGAAGCTTTTACAAAATcgtttgatcatcttttatgaATCTATTCTGCTTTTCTTTAATGATCCCTCTAGCTTCACGCCAGTGAAAGGCAGCGTGGGTCCTATGCCAACACAAAGGCGCCATGAATTATATACAAAAGCgttaggttgtgtttgatagAGGAgataaaggaaaagagaagaaaaaaaatacaaaaattgtatTATTATCTTAATTTGAGAAATTAgtgaagggaagaaaagaaaaaaaaaattatactatcTCCTTAGTTTAGAAATTCTCATTATCTTTTGTACATCCTTAATCaagataatatattttttttttattttaaaattcaccTTAGGAATGGTGAAGTTCTCTTCTTTtgcccgaaaaaaaaaaaatctggcattaaaacacaagaaaatacaagaaaaaataatcttttcttttcttaaataattttttaatttttttcccatttcattTAAGTTctattctattcttttctttcttttttagattctattttcttttcatttctttttttcccttggtTCCCACACATAGCCtgaggttgggatttttttcacAAGGGGTTGGATGGTTATTTTACTCCCTCTGTCCGTGCAGTAGCCATgctatctttcattttttttttcctaatttctatGCCTTTAAACACTgaatggagaagagagagacagagagagagagagagaaagaatatatTATTACACTTTTACCCCTACTCCCATCCAACAGTCGAGCACGGCTATTATGTTTTTACACGACAGTGCATAAAACCCTCCCTTGTACAAGACCTTAATAAGAGTTGGGTTCCTATCCCTTGCGGGTAACCATTAACCATCCCCACCCAATCTCACACCACCAATTAGATGTGGTCTCAAACACAAAATGTGTTCCCCACGTCCCATGAACTGTGGGAGATGGGATACGATGGTTAGCCACATGGGAGGGAATCCGAATTCACTTTTTAATGCCAGTTCCAGTGGCATTGCTCTCATGGTGCATTCTCATTTCACTTATATTATGTGATCATGGTAAGAGGAATCGGATTCGAATTGGCCTGAATCGATCAGAATGGATACTATCTGTGGATTGGTAAAGACAAAGGGTTAAAAAACTAGGGCATTCTTGTCAGATTCAGTATCAACCTAGCAACCAATTGGCTCTAGAGGAACAAGGATTACTCCATTTTGCTTCAGTTTGGAGGTGATCACAAAGCAATGTCCAATGCAGAACAATGGTACAACCATGCAATTGTGATGGATCTCTCCAGTTCAGGTGGCAAAATTGCAGTGTCAAACATAGAAAATTCTTCTGTCATCGACTCATGGCATCAAACAATGCAGATTATCTAGCTGGACAAATACCTCCTGGGTCAGCAGGATCTTGTACAGTCACATCACATCTACTCATGATTCTAAGAATTAATATCGTATTGGTTGGATCCGTCGTATCTTTTAGTATTGGCTGAAACCGATACCACTCCAGAGATGGGGTCGGTATTTATCTGTGGATTGGATACCGATCTGACCCGATCCGTTTATGAAAAAAGAGTTTTAATGCTGAAAGGAGTTCGACGCAAAAAGGGCAGACAATCTTTCAACGCCGAAAACCTAACCTAATCTCATCGTTTTCGAGGAATACACAATCATTCAAGTAGCCAAGTCTCAAGTCTTGATAGTGAGCTCTGCAACACAAATATCTTTCAATCCATCAAATAGGGTTTGTTTGGTCAATCTCATTTTGTTCTTTCTCCTCTCATTTTGTTCTTTCTCCTCATATATCTTTCATTTTCCAATTGTGGATCCTTATTATATCTTTCATTTTCCAATTGTAGATCCTTCTTATACCTTTCATTTTCTAATTGTAGATCCTATTTTCGTTTCGCCCTGCCCCGATGATGCGCTCCTAGCTCGCGGAGCTACataccagaaaaagaaaaaaggctcTCTCTATTACTTACTTTGAGAAGAGAATCGTTGGTTTGACAGACAAACTACGCGGGAAATACGAGATCTAGGCAAGCCACTACATGTTCTCCCCTTACCCTTGAACGAGAGAAGAACTACTTATCTTCTCTCAGATAGCGGTAGAACGGTTTGCATCTATGGTCAATCAATAGATCCGCGGATCTAAACAAAGTTGATTCCTCcatcaatattttcttttcaaggTTTAAACCCTCTATTTGGGGCATTTGTGTgacattagagagagagagagactaactAGCTAGTTACGATCGCTGATTGCA
It includes:
- the LOC122080539 gene encoding probable disease resistance RPP8-like protein 4; the protein is MAETIMSMAGMVANPVINEVAFLLNAKNEVESLAEKLKDIRSKLETAYVMTDREEEFHEWVSQLRNLAFKAEDVIEVFINNPTPDDGHDFLQLVMWFFRQIIVLHKLKIKIDDINSKLESLNKLSETSSAHIQIRSPVDGETSTLHWRRDQASSRIDEDEIVGFQKETEELVSSLIKEEPRRRLVVLPIWAPGGAGKTALAQKIYKNSIVKSQFNCVAWVSVSPNFAVKDIWQAILEQAKELTGEEKMGLQTKKDDELRSMVHNYLEGKNYFIVVDDLWKKNDWEIITMAFPISPQMKCRVLLTTRIEEVARGADPLSAPVKLQVLNEEESMELFLKKVYRCSSDQIPNLSREMKNLAKQLVSKCEGLPIAIVLLGGALSGKDQAINEWRSMLDRVHSCLLIESRDFRKVVAMSYNELPYHLKSCFLYFGLFPEDSVIECDKLIRLWVAEGFLPRRSDNEVIEDVGRECLKDLIQRSMIQVVEWKSSGDPQTCRTHDLIRALAIQEAKKAKFSSISKEKHLGVSSVEGSRRIALHPKDIDQFHRMPTAPSLQSSEALTVSRPYRRSLSSTVPTDGQRPSVVVERDDDIVGFQEEEDKLASLLRKKKPQGRLAIISIVGNGGGGKTALARKVYNRNDVKSNFSCRAWVYVSQEYVLKDLLQSMLQQVTTLTDADLKHKEEEELQRILRYRLERKSYLIVLDDLWREEDWDVIERVFPKPFKGRKCRVLLTTRNLDVAKYADPSTDNWLMLPALNEMDSLKLFLETVFKCSEDEIPKASLSKEMKDIARKIVVEKCHGLPLIILLLGGLLSVKRTDVSVWADILKSLNRHGSLFTVLHVVDLCYVDLPDNLRSCVFYFRLFPPEDTIKCDTLIHLWAAGGFLEPTKDDEDVKDVAKRCLGELIQRNLIEVAKRRSDGAPVTCRIHVLLRDLALMEAKKAELSRSSENYNHLDNHHPILALHPKDSDQVLHGTSAAHHPHVFQPYEALIRLMNHLLSFRDPFKFQNHLHSLLCFSKNPQICYQGLHLLRVLDLEGAENIMEVPNEIRNLTLLRYLSLHGTRVKLIPPWIANLPNLQTLDAPRSKIPIDTLRLNQLRHLFADSFSSYPDSSSLSLCIGDLEHLHTLQLDIGDWVTSGGLDDLTNLRVLRLRLKGCNDIGSKQNALCEAVANLKRLESLRLTQAEASYSSPMDLPSLSTHRHLNEIVVEGTFTKLPRDDQFPPYLSYLWLENYIYGVDSVDPLFTLQKLPCLKKLCLRLSKAGKMTCSKGGFPKLEHLYIRVYFEPKNWTVKQGTLPSLRVLHIEGDHRLGKLPDGLRHVTTLKELIITRGYDVKDSLINEGEEWDKVKHIGPSIKYLDDSFMRP